From the genome of Gracilibacillus salitolerans, one region includes:
- a CDS encoding sensor histidine kinase, which yields MQWNWFNWLDKSLRIKMLVMFVLLTVFPLVFIGFISYIKSSNIVSERAYSLAQIKTSQITREIDVLFQDIHRFNEIGKQQSTVQFLLHQEETYDEAKEILSLFDFYQKSYLSGEDIFDIQIMNAEGKTISNTRGVYQRNDIEIEEWLAEDPTQSRMEIIYQNGFPTLVITNAIVWDITDSVIGMLKITIDASAITSVLDDVNLTESSSFFITSNDRDIFFQQKQPHSADHVYFDLERISDKEQGYYTEDGMFYVYETSKMTDWKVIGQAPIREIMKDSNDIRTLIFLTVISSIIFIIGLYMFISNKLILPIRILKTKMTQAAEGNLKAKVNPVGEDEIATLGHSFNQMISKIRSLLDLSIEEQKKLKAAEFRTMQAQINPHFLYNTLDTIVWLAEAKQHESVIDITKALSQYSRISLNKGKDWITIADEMSHIDSYLYIQQTRYEDILDVTVDVDQDLYRYHILKLLLQPIVENAIYHGIKNKRGMGFLRIIGTLEDEDKIRFEVIDNGIGMDEARLQKVRNHLISGEVVPDSKNGFGLINVQQRIQLYYGKDYGLKINSWKGSGTRVTITIPKRGE from the coding sequence ATGCAATGGAATTGGTTCAATTGGTTAGACAAAAGCTTACGTATTAAAATGCTGGTTATGTTTGTTCTATTAACAGTCTTTCCATTAGTTTTCATCGGATTCATATCTTATATAAAATCTTCTAATATTGTTTCAGAACGAGCATACAGCTTGGCACAAATCAAAACTAGTCAAATAACTCGAGAAATCGATGTCCTTTTTCAGGACATTCATCGTTTTAACGAAATAGGAAAACAGCAAAGTACCGTTCAATTCTTGCTTCACCAAGAAGAAACCTACGATGAAGCCAAAGAAATTCTAAGTTTGTTTGATTTTTACCAAAAAAGTTATTTATCAGGTGAAGATATTTTTGACATCCAAATTATGAATGCAGAAGGTAAAACAATCAGCAATACCAGAGGTGTTTATCAACGAAATGATATAGAAATAGAGGAATGGTTAGCAGAAGATCCTACACAATCAAGAATGGAAATAATCTATCAAAATGGTTTCCCTACTCTAGTGATAACAAATGCTATTGTTTGGGATATAACGGATTCTGTCATCGGTATGTTGAAAATAACGATTGATGCTTCTGCGATCACCTCGGTTCTGGACGATGTCAATTTAACGGAGAGCAGTTCCTTTTTTATAACTTCGAACGATCGTGATATCTTTTTTCAACAAAAACAACCTCACTCTGCAGACCATGTTTATTTCGATTTGGAACGCATTTCTGATAAGGAACAGGGCTATTACACAGAAGATGGCATGTTTTATGTATATGAAACATCGAAAATGACAGACTGGAAAGTCATCGGTCAGGCGCCAATCCGCGAAATCATGAAAGATAGTAACGACATTCGAACCTTAATCTTTTTAACAGTAATCAGCAGTATTATTTTCATTATTGGACTTTATATGTTTATTTCTAACAAGTTAATATTACCGATACGAATATTAAAAACAAAAATGACTCAGGCTGCCGAGGGAAATCTTAAAGCAAAGGTAAATCCAGTTGGAGAAGATGAAATTGCAACCTTAGGCCATAGCTTCAATCAAATGATTTCAAAAATAAGATCGCTTTTAGATCTAAGTATTGAAGAGCAAAAGAAACTGAAAGCTGCAGAATTTCGTACGATGCAAGCACAAATTAATCCTCATTTTTTATATAACACACTAGATACTATCGTCTGGTTAGCTGAAGCAAAACAACATGAATCTGTTATTGATATAACAAAAGCATTATCACAATATAGTAGAATCTCACTCAATAAAGGCAAAGACTGGATCACTATTGCAGATGAAATGTCCCATATAGATAGTTATTTATATATTCAACAGACAAGATATGAAGACATTTTAGATGTAACGGTAGATGTGGATCAGGACCTTTACCGTTATCATATTTTAAAGCTATTATTACAACCAATAGTGGAAAATGCTATTTACCATGGCATAAAAAATAAACGCGGCATGGGATTTTTACGGATTATCGGAACATTAGAGGATGAAGATAAGATTCGTTTTGAAGTTATCGATAATGGTATTGGAATGGATGAAGCAAGATTACAAAAGGTAAGAAATCACTTAATCTCCGGCGAAGTAGTTCCAGATTCCAAAAATGGATTCGGACTTATTAACGTACAACAACGAATACAGTTATATTACGGAAAAGACTATGGATTAAAGATAAATAGCTGGAAAGGCTCTGGTACAAGAGTAACGATCACAATTCCAAAAAGGGGCGAATAA
- the yjfF gene encoding galactofuranose ABC transporter, permease protein YjfF — protein sequence MINRLSLDYKQLPLLATISLFVLMFSFGSLRYTGFFSTQVFLNLFIDNAFLIVIAVGMTFVILSGGIDLSVGSLIALTSMVAASLTMEAQLSPWIVVPISLLVGTVFGVVQGVLIHLYNLQPFIVTLAGMFLARGLSYMISVETISIDHSFFSYMASTRIPLPGDNFISISVVIALIVVIIAIFLAHLTNFGRTVYAIGGSEQSAMLMGLPVGRTKILIYTLSGFCASLAGLIFTFYMLSGYGLHANGMELDTIAAVVIGGTLLTGGAGYVAGSVVGVLILGIIQTIIVFEGTLSSWWTKIAIGVLLFLFIVLQRVIVLRSEKKQASN from the coding sequence ATGATCAATAGACTATCACTAGATTATAAACAACTTCCTTTACTTGCGACTATTTCTTTATTTGTTCTCATGTTTAGCTTTGGTTCGCTAAGATACACAGGTTTTTTCTCTACACAAGTATTTCTCAATCTATTTATCGATAATGCATTTCTAATTGTAATTGCAGTAGGAATGACATTTGTTATTTTATCTGGCGGTATTGATTTATCTGTTGGTTCATTGATAGCTCTGACAAGTATGGTTGCTGCGAGTTTAACAATGGAAGCACAATTATCACCCTGGATCGTCGTACCGATCAGCTTGTTGGTAGGTACTGTTTTTGGTGTTGTTCAAGGTGTTTTGATTCATTTATACAATTTGCAACCTTTCATTGTAACATTAGCCGGAATGTTTTTAGCCCGGGGACTTAGCTATATGATTAGCGTCGAGACGATTTCCATTGATCATTCTTTTTTTAGCTATATGGCAAGTACACGAATTCCTTTACCGGGAGATAATTTTATTTCGATTAGTGTGGTGATTGCTCTTATTGTTGTTATTATTGCGATATTTCTTGCTCATCTTACTAATTTTGGCAGAACAGTATACGCAATAGGTGGCAGTGAACAATCAGCAATGTTGATGGGCTTACCAGTTGGAAGGACCAAAATACTAATCTATACGTTAAGTGGGTTCTGTGCTTCTTTAGCAGGTTTAATCTTTACTTTCTATATGCTGTCAGGTTATGGCTTGCATGCGAATGGGATGGAACTAGATACGATTGCAGCTGTTGTTATTGGTGGCACACTTTTAACAGGAGGTGCTGGTTATGTTGCTGGAAGTGTAGTTGGTGTGTTAATCCTCGGGATTATTCAAACCATTATTGTTTTTGAAGGGACACTTAGCTCGTGGTGGACCAAAATTGCAATCGGCGTATTGTTGTTTTTATTTATTGTTTTACAGCGAGTGATTGTATTAAGAAGTGAGAAGAAGCAGGCCAGTAACTAA
- a CDS encoding HAMP domain-containing protein produces MNTFTKFRKLSIRSKFLVLFVLLFVWFGLIQLVQLFFFISYIKQYNEMTETIHLTNSIHGELREQLEEEIRDIVYGKVYFEDGRQYQILSQMEEHLNTVANKEMAQPFTNEIEEVRTILETTTEYVDLLGHQIKFNVPAEEKYTTQEYIGIASGLINDHVQTLLQNTLQESEIQKEVIKEKINRDIVISITVYILLVMITFFIIWIASKYMLKPIYSLQNHAKEIAKGNLNVLINPVTATNEIDDLYNGFHLMTNYLKHIISQVHRTSNEIIHTSRQIHQSTEENLTAGEQMTSTSQFITRDLQQQHIQLQQLQRENERLLEKQLSFQKQLDTLPEEHDLIHEHTSITITMISQLQKNMEEFKTQITTCFANMEVIGALGEEQLTTIEEIAENSDKQLAYLDQLQQQLRQFTI; encoded by the coding sequence ATGAATACGTTTACAAAGTTTCGCAAATTATCGATTCGCTCAAAATTTCTTGTTTTATTTGTGTTGCTTTTTGTATGGTTTGGTCTTATACAGCTTGTACAGCTCTTCTTTTTTATCAGCTATATCAAGCAATATAACGAAATGACGGAAACCATCCACTTAACTAATTCGATTCACGGGGAGTTAAGAGAACAGTTAGAAGAAGAAATTCGAGATATTGTTTATGGCAAAGTATATTTTGAAGATGGAAGACAATATCAAATTTTATCCCAAATGGAGGAGCATCTAAATACTGTAGCAAATAAAGAAATGGCACAACCTTTTACAAACGAAATAGAAGAGGTCAGGACAATTCTAGAAACAACTACTGAATATGTCGACCTGCTTGGTCATCAAATTAAATTTAATGTACCAGCTGAAGAAAAATATACGACACAAGAGTATATTGGTATTGCATCTGGATTAATTAATGATCATGTCCAAACATTACTGCAAAATACCTTACAAGAAAGTGAAATACAAAAAGAAGTGATAAAAGAAAAAATTAATCGTGATATCGTTATAAGTATTACAGTCTACATATTATTAGTAATGATTACCTTCTTCATTATCTGGATTGCATCAAAATACATGTTAAAACCGATCTATTCTTTACAAAACCACGCAAAAGAAATTGCAAAAGGAAATTTAAATGTTCTGATTAATCCAGTAACAGCAACTAACGAAATAGATGATCTATATAATGGCTTTCATTTGATGACGAATTATTTAAAACATATTATTAGTCAAGTACATCGAACAAGTAATGAAATTATCCACACCTCTCGACAAATTCATCAAAGTACAGAAGAAAATTTGACTGCTGGTGAACAAATGACATCTACTAGTCAATTCATCACCCGCGACTTACAACAACAACACATACAATTGCAACAGTTACAACGAGAGAATGAGAGATTATTAGAGAAACAACTAAGCTTTCAAAAACAATTAGATACTCTTCCAGAAGAACACGATCTCATCCATGAACACACTTCTATTACTATCACCATGATCAGTCAACTACAGAAAAATATGGAGGAGTTTAAAACACAAATCACTACATGCTTTGCAAATATGGAAGTGATCGGGGCACTAGGCGAAGAACAACTTACTACCATCGAAGAAATTGCCGAGAACTCTGATAAGCAACTTGCATATTTAGATCAATTACAACAGCAATTAAGACAATTTACCATTTAA
- a CDS encoding sugar ABC transporter ATP-binding protein: MSEQQPRLVMGNIVKEFPGVKALSNVQLSLYSGEVHALMGENGAGKSTLIKVLTGVYSIDQGSVTLEGKPVHINSPLEAQEQGISTVYQEVNLCSNLSVTENIFIGREIKKYGRLAWKEMHQRAEKLLEKLQLKIDVTKLLSSYSVAVQQMVAIARALNVSAKILILDEPTSSLDRDEVQHLFAVMRQLKKEGLAIVFVSHFLDQIYEITDRLTVLRNGEWIGEYKTKEMDRMELVSKMIGKELQEMEDISSKNAVNQEKIPESFLKADEVGLKGKIEPFDLVMRKGEIVGIAGLLGSGRTEMARVLFGADKADKGKMEVNGEEVNFSSPRNAILKNIGFCSENRKSEGIIPELTVRENMILAIQSIYGWFNYLSKTKQIKIAEEYIELLNINPANPEHLIKNLSGGNQQKVMLARWLITNPTLLILDEPTRGIDIGAKTEIMKLMTRLSKEHKSILFISSEIEEILRTCNRIAVLRDRKKVKEFYNDKELTQQDLMKEMAGGM; the protein is encoded by the coding sequence TTGTCTGAACAACAACCGAGATTAGTAATGGGAAATATCGTGAAAGAGTTTCCAGGTGTTAAAGCTCTTTCCAATGTACAACTTTCACTCTATTCCGGTGAAGTTCACGCCTTAATGGGTGAGAATGGTGCTGGAAAGTCAACATTAATTAAAGTTTTAACGGGTGTTTATTCGATTGATCAAGGATCCGTAACTCTTGAAGGGAAGCCTGTTCATATTAATAGTCCGTTAGAAGCACAGGAACAAGGGATAAGTACCGTGTACCAAGAAGTGAATCTATGTTCCAATCTTTCGGTAACCGAAAATATTTTTATTGGTCGAGAAATAAAAAAATACGGCAGGTTGGCTTGGAAAGAAATGCATCAACGTGCAGAAAAATTATTAGAAAAATTACAGCTTAAGATTGATGTGACGAAACTATTATCCTCCTATTCAGTAGCTGTTCAACAAATGGTCGCAATAGCACGTGCTCTTAATGTATCTGCCAAAATACTAATCTTAGATGAGCCGACATCTAGTTTGGATCGCGATGAAGTGCAGCATCTTTTTGCAGTCATGAGACAATTGAAAAAAGAAGGGCTTGCAATAGTATTTGTTAGTCACTTTTTAGATCAAATCTATGAGATTACCGATCGCTTAACTGTTTTGCGGAATGGCGAATGGATTGGTGAGTATAAAACGAAGGAAATGGATCGTATGGAGCTTGTTTCGAAAATGATTGGTAAAGAGTTACAGGAGATGGAGGATATTTCTTCCAAAAACGCAGTGAATCAAGAAAAGATTCCCGAATCTTTTCTAAAGGCTGACGAGGTTGGATTAAAAGGAAAAATTGAGCCATTTGATCTGGTAATGCGAAAAGGTGAAATCGTGGGGATTGCAGGGCTATTAGGTTCAGGGCGAACAGAGATGGCGCGTGTTTTATTTGGAGCAGATAAAGCAGATAAAGGGAAAATGGAAGTAAACGGAGAGGAAGTCAACTTTTCTTCACCAAGAAATGCCATTTTAAAGAACATTGGTTTTTGTTCGGAAAATCGAAAATCTGAAGGAATCATTCCTGAATTAACTGTACGGGAAAATATGATTCTTGCCATCCAGAGTATCTACGGCTGGTTTAATTATCTATCAAAAACGAAACAAATCAAAATTGCTGAAGAATATATTGAATTATTAAATATTAATCCAGCTAATCCAGAACATCTAATAAAAAATTTAAGTGGTGGTAATCAACAAAAAGTCATGCTTGCAAGATGGCTGATAACCAATCCGACATTACTAATATTAGATGAACCAACTCGGGGTATTGATATTGGTGCGAAGACGGAAATTATGAAATTAATGACACGGCTTAGTAAAGAACATAAGTCGATTTTATTCATTTCATCTGAAATAGAAGAGATATTGAGAACGTGTAACCGAATTGCAGTACTTCGAGATAGAAAGAAAGTAAAAGAGTTTTATAACGATAAAGAGTTAACACAACAGGATTTAATGAAAGAAATGGCCGGGGGAATGTAA
- a CDS encoding ABC transporter substrate-binding protein, with the protein MKKILEAKGLLVLLFALLLLLAACGSADESGGNDDAAGDNSEQTEEENDAEESHSDSGEESNDQAGEKLVIGFSQVGAESEWRTANTKSIQDAIKDAGHELKFSDAQQKQENQIKAIRSFITQKVDAIVFSPVVETGFETVLQEAKDADIPVFLADRAVDVEDDSLWVTFLGSDFVEEGRKAGDWLLEEMADEEGPVNIVELQGTVGSAPAIDRKEGFEEIIGQEDKFEITKSQTGDFTRAKGKEVMEAFLKSDGENIDVLYSHNDDMAIGAIQAIEEYGLKPAEDIKIIGVDAVKGAFEAMADGKMNVTIECNPLFGPQLVELMEQHFAGEELDKRIAVEESMYTMDQADELLPTREY; encoded by the coding sequence ATGAAGAAAATTTTAGAAGCTAAGGGGTTATTAGTTTTATTATTTGCTCTTTTATTACTATTAGCAGCTTGTGGTTCTGCAGACGAAAGTGGAGGAAATGATGACGCTGCTGGTGACAACTCGGAACAAACAGAGGAAGAAAATGACGCAGAAGAGTCACATAGTGATTCAGGAGAAGAAAGTAATGACCAAGCAGGCGAAAAACTAGTGATCGGCTTTTCACAAGTGGGGGCAGAGAGTGAATGGCGTACTGCAAACACGAAATCGATCCAAGATGCAATAAAAGATGCTGGTCACGAGCTGAAATTCTCTGATGCTCAGCAAAAACAAGAAAACCAGATTAAAGCAATTCGTTCTTTTATTACACAAAAAGTAGATGCGATTGTTTTCTCTCCAGTAGTTGAAACTGGATTTGAAACGGTACTTCAAGAGGCAAAAGACGCTGATATTCCAGTGTTTCTAGCTGACCGTGCTGTGGATGTTGAAGATGATTCTTTATGGGTTACCTTCCTAGGCTCTGATTTTGTAGAAGAAGGACGTAAAGCAGGGGATTGGTTATTGGAAGAGATGGCAGACGAAGAAGGACCAGTCAATATCGTAGAATTACAAGGTACAGTAGGTTCTGCACCTGCAATTGACCGTAAAGAAGGTTTTGAAGAAATTATTGGTCAAGAAGACAAATTTGAAATTACCAAATCACAAACAGGTGACTTTACAAGAGCAAAAGGTAAAGAAGTAATGGAAGCATTCTTAAAATCAGATGGCGAAAACATTGATGTACTGTATTCACATAATGATGATATGGCAATTGGTGCAATTCAAGCAATTGAAGAATATGGATTAAAGCCAGCGGAAGACATCAAAATTATTGGTGTGGATGCTGTAAAAGGTGCTTTCGAGGCAATGGCAGATGGAAAAATGAACGTAACGATCGAATGTAATCCATTGTTTGGACCGCAATTAGTAGAATTAATGGAACAGCATTTTGCTGGAGAAGAATTAGACAAACGTATCGCAGTAGAAGAAAGCATGTACACGATGGATCAAGCAGATGAACTATTACCAACACGTGAATATTAA
- a CDS encoding ABC transporter permease, producing the protein MIKSMLKSRLFWPIIVLLLILMINLFVDSSFFSIEVRNGHLTGSLIDILNRGAPLMLISIGMTLVIATKGIDLSVGSVIAMSGAIGAMTVASTDGTGLVPLFMAIGLSLLICTLVGSWNGLLVSRIGVQPIVATLILMVAGRGVAQLITGGQITTVYYDPYSYIGGGYLLALPFSVFIVAFVFFVAVLLTRKTALGLFIEAVGSNPDASRLAGINSKNIMLMVYMFSGFCAGVGGLILSSNVMSADGNNAGLWFELDAILAVVIGGTSLMGGRFYLMGTVMGALIIQSLTTTIYSIGVPAETNLVVKAIVVLVVCLLQSPEFRRKVFGFGKVKRTGEQKEREGVTLS; encoded by the coding sequence ATGATCAAATCTATGTTGAAATCAAGACTATTTTGGCCAATTATCGTATTATTGCTTATTTTGATGATCAATTTATTTGTTGATAGTAGCTTCTTTTCCATAGAAGTGCGAAATGGCCATTTAACAGGAAGCCTTATTGATATTTTAAATCGTGGTGCACCGTTAATGCTGATTTCAATAGGAATGACATTAGTGATTGCGACAAAAGGAATTGATTTAAGTGTAGGTTCTGTGATTGCAATGTCCGGAGCGATAGGTGCAATGACAGTTGCCAGTACAGATGGTACAGGGTTAGTACCATTATTTATGGCGATTGGTTTGTCATTATTAATTTGTACATTAGTAGGTAGCTGGAATGGTCTGCTTGTTTCAAGGATTGGTGTACAGCCGATAGTGGCGACATTAATATTAATGGTTGCAGGAAGAGGGGTTGCCCAACTGATCACAGGTGGTCAAATCACAACCGTATATTATGATCCTTATTCTTATATTGGTGGTGGCTATTTATTGGCATTACCTTTTTCCGTTTTTATTGTAGCTTTTGTTTTCTTTGTTGCAGTCTTATTAACGAGAAAAACAGCACTTGGGCTTTTTATAGAAGCAGTTGGCTCAAATCCTGATGCAAGTCGATTAGCTGGGATAAATTCGAAAAATATTATGCTCATGGTCTATATGTTTTCCGGTTTTTGTGCAGGAGTTGGCGGTTTAATTTTATCATCTAACGTAATGAGCGCAGATGGAAACAATGCTGGATTATGGTTTGAACTAGATGCTATTTTAGCTGTTGTAATTGGTGGTACGTCCTTAATGGGTGGACGTTTTTATTTAATGGGAACTGTTATGGGAGCATTGATCATCCAAAGCTTAACTACTACGATTTATTCAATTGGTGTCCCGGCAGAAACAAATTTAGTAGTAAAAGCGATAGTAGTTTTGGTTGTTTGTTTATTACAATCACCGGAATTCCGCCGAAAAGTATTTGGTTTTGGTAAGGTAAAACGAACAGGAGAACAAAAAGAAAGGGAGGGTGTGACATTATCATGA